A genomic stretch from Desulfovibrio sp. TomC includes:
- a CDS encoding AIR synthase-related protein, producing MLSRVAVGLRPSVRDVVGQRVAGKIQNELDLPVAAVAIIRIFTVAGLDPAEIAAVIAAGVLHDPVVQTAAAVPLHPHGEPADWVIEVGFRPGVTDNEARTAKEAIALALGLDAARKKDLAVYTAVQYHIAGLPDRAAAEHVALDLLANDLLQRHDVKSRDEWAAEPGFPAREAKVTGKANATVEVPDLFNMTEEQMLTLSSERTLALSLDEWWAIRAYFGLPGFKLRRVSWGLIHNPTDVELECMAQTWSEHCKHKIFSAAITYRDLETGDEEEIVSLYKTYIQRSTADIRAALGERDFCLSVFSDNAGVVRFTDDLNLCIKVETHNSPSALDPYGGALTGIVGVNRDPMGTGIGANLLCNTDVFCFASPFFEGQLPPRLLHPRRVLEGVREGVEHGGNKSGVPTVNGSIVFDERYLGKPLVFCGTVGMLPAVINGKPSHYKKAMAGDYIVMTGGRVGKDGIHGATFSSEELHEGSPATAVQIGDPITQRRMYDFLMRARDMGLYNAITDNGAGGLSSSVGEMAQDCGGCELYLDRVPLKYDGLVPWEIFTSEAQERMTLAVPPDKFAQFMALAKEMGVEATELGQYTNSGYLRVYYGKHTVAYIDMDFLHNGTPRMSLVAEWKRPVIARTEPVLPAGGHGPLLKKMLGRLNICSKEYVVRQYDHEVKGGSAVKPLCGVRRDGPSDGGVLRPVLSRPEGVALTHGICPRYSDIDAYWMMAAAIDEAVRGAVGVGADPERLAGVDNFCWCDPVESAKTPDGRYKLAQLVRANKALAHFCRAFMVPCISGKDSMKNDYSGGGAKISIPPTVLFSVMGFVPDVSRVVTSDFKRPGDLVYILGATAAELGASELADELGFTSPDVPQVEALSARRRYQTLFAAITAGLVSACHDCSDGGLAVALAEMAIGGRLGADLDCDAAPGAARLSDLELLYSESQSRLVVSVSPENQTAFETLFAGQPVGRLGVVTEAPALLLRRGQTLLCREPAEELAQAFKATLNW from the coding sequence ATGCTCAGTCGTGTCGCCGTGGGCCTGCGCCCAAGCGTCCGGGACGTGGTCGGCCAGCGCGTGGCCGGCAAGATCCAAAACGAATTGGATCTGCCGGTCGCCGCCGTCGCCATTATCAGAATATTCACCGTTGCCGGCCTTGACCCCGCCGAGATCGCTGCCGTCATCGCCGCCGGCGTACTCCACGATCCGGTCGTCCAGACCGCTGCCGCCGTTCCTCTTCACCCGCACGGCGAACCGGCCGACTGGGTCATCGAAGTGGGCTTTCGCCCCGGCGTCACCGACAACGAGGCCAGAACCGCCAAGGAAGCCATTGCCCTGGCCCTTGGCCTGGATGCTGCCCGCAAGAAGGATCTGGCCGTCTACACTGCCGTCCAGTACCACATTGCCGGCCTGCCCGACCGGGCCGCAGCCGAGCACGTGGCCCTGGACCTGCTCGCCAACGACCTGCTCCAGCGCCATGACGTCAAATCCCGCGACGAATGGGCAGCCGAACCCGGCTTCCCGGCCCGGGAGGCCAAGGTCACGGGCAAGGCCAACGCCACGGTCGAGGTGCCCGATCTCTTCAACATGACCGAAGAGCAGATGCTCACGCTCAGTAGTGAGCGCACCCTGGCCCTGTCCCTGGACGAATGGTGGGCCATCCGGGCCTATTTCGGCCTGCCCGGGTTCAAGCTGCGCCGCGTGTCCTGGGGGCTGATCCACAACCCCACCGACGTGGAACTGGAGTGCATGGCCCAGACCTGGTCCGAGCACTGCAAGCACAAAATTTTCAGCGCGGCCATCACCTACCGCGACCTGGAGACCGGCGACGAGGAAGAAATCGTCAGCCTGTACAAGACCTATATTCAGCGCTCAACCGCCGACATCCGGGCGGCCCTGGGCGAACGCGACTTCTGCCTGTCGGTCTTTTCCGACAACGCCGGCGTGGTGCGTTTCACCGACGATCTCAATTTGTGCATCAAGGTCGAGACCCACAACAGCCCCTCGGCCCTTGACCCCTACGGCGGAGCCTTGACCGGCATTGTCGGCGTCAACCGCGATCCCATGGGCACGGGCATCGGCGCGAATTTGCTGTGCAACACCGACGTCTTCTGCTTTGCCTCGCCCTTTTTCGAAGGCCAGCTGCCGCCGCGCCTGCTCCACCCCCGCCGGGTGCTCGAAGGCGTGCGCGAGGGCGTCGAACACGGCGGCAACAAGTCCGGCGTGCCGACGGTCAACGGTTCCATCGTCTTTGACGAACGCTACCTCGGCAAACCGCTGGTCTTTTGCGGCACCGTCGGCATGCTGCCGGCCGTCATAAACGGCAAACCCAGCCATTATAAAAAGGCCATGGCCGGCGATTACATCGTCATGACCGGCGGCCGGGTGGGCAAGGACGGCATCCACGGCGCGACCTTCTCGTCGGAAGAACTCCACGAAGGTTCCCCGGCCACGGCCGTGCAGATCGGCGATCCCATCACCCAGCGGCGCATGTATGATTTCCTCATGCGCGCCCGGGATATGGGCCTGTACAACGCCATCACCGACAACGGGGCCGGCGGCCTGTCCAGCTCGGTTGGCGAAATGGCCCAGGACTGCGGCGGCTGCGAACTCTACCTCGACCGGGTGCCGCTCAAATACGACGGGCTGGTCCCCTGGGAGATCTTTACCTCCGAGGCCCAGGAACGCATGACCCTGGCCGTGCCGCCGGACAAATTCGCCCAGTTCATGGCCCTGGCCAAGGAAATGGGGGTCGAGGCCACGGAGCTTGGCCAGTACACCAATTCCGGCTACCTGCGCGTCTACTACGGCAAGCACACCGTGGCCTACATTGACATGGATTTCCTCCACAACGGCACGCCGCGCATGTCGCTTGTGGCCGAGTGGAAGCGTCCGGTCATCGCCCGCACCGAGCCGGTCCTGCCGGCTGGCGGACATGGGCCGCTGCTCAAAAAGATGCTTGGCCGGCTCAATATCTGCAGCAAGGAATACGTGGTCCGCCAGTACGACCACGAGGTCAAGGGCGGTTCGGCCGTCAAACCCCTGTGCGGCGTGCGCCGCGACGGCCCGTCCGACGGCGGCGTGCTGCGTCCGGTGCTTTCGCGCCCCGAAGGCGTGGCGCTCACCCATGGCATCTGCCCCCGCTACTCCGACATCGACGCCTACTGGATGATGGCTGCGGCCATTGACGAGGCCGTGCGCGGGGCCGTGGGCGTGGGCGCCGATCCCGAACGGCTGGCCGGCGTTGACAACTTCTGCTGGTGCGACCCGGTGGAGTCGGCCAAGACTCCGGACGGACGCTACAAGCTGGCCCAGCTGGTGCGGGCCAACAAGGCCCTGGCCCATTTCTGCCGGGCCTTTATGGTACCCTGCATCTCGGGCAAAGACTCCATGAAAAACGACTATTCCGGCGGCGGAGCCAAAATCTCCATCCCGCCGACGGTCCTGTTCTCGGTCATGGGCTTTGTGCCCGACGTCTCCCGGGTGGTCACCTCCGACTTCAAGCGCCCGGGCGACCTCGTCTACATCCTGGGGGCCACGGCGGCCGAACTCGGCGCGTCCGAGTTGGCTGACGAACTGGGCTTCACCTCTCCGGACGTGCCGCAAGTCGAAGCCCTCTCGGCCCGTCGTCGCTACCAAACGCTCTTTGCCGCCATCACGGCCGGGCTGGTCAGTGCCTGCCACGACTGTTCCGACGGCGGTCTGGCCGTGGCCCTGGCCGAAATGGCCATCGGCGGCCGGCTTGGGGCCGATCTCGACTGCGACGCCGCCCCGGGCGCCGCCCGCCTCAGCGACCTGGAACTGCTCTACAGCGAATCCCAGAGCCGTCTGGTGGTCAGCGTCTCCCCGGAGAACCAGACCGCCTTCGAGACGCTCTTTGCCGGCCAGCCCGTCGGCCGGCTCGGCGTCGTCACCGAGGCTCCGGCCCTTCTCCTGCGCCGCGGCCAGACCCTCCTGTGCCGGGAACCGGCCGAAGAACTGGCCCAGGCCTTCAAGGCTACGCTTAACTGGTAG
- a CDS encoding polyprenyl synthetase family protein, with protein MSDIADIVTREVPAINRYLEGAAGTLNPLVQPVVRHVLLAGGKRLRPLLTILVARALGYTGDDIHPLACSLEFLHSATLLHDDIVDGAKLRRGRESAHVRFGTTHTILAGDVLLALANRLVAEYDNPELTRILSEALLQTATGEILEIAHLRDIDLPLDTYFSIITGKTAYLIQASCHCGAVLAGASDTLCQAARDLGHAIGIAFQLVDDALDYTSPATVSGKPTGGDLKEGKVTLPLLLYLAGLPFEERRRLAEDFRQDQLSAEDIEYLRGNIVAGGHADKTREMAGDYLAKAQAALALFPPSPEAELISDVLAPMLARDK; from the coding sequence ATGAGCGATATTGCGGACATTGTTACTCGGGAAGTCCCGGCCATCAACCGGTACCTGGAGGGCGCGGCCGGCACGCTGAACCCTCTGGTGCAGCCGGTGGTGCGCCATGTGCTGCTGGCCGGAGGCAAACGCCTGCGTCCGCTGCTCACCATTCTGGTGGCCAGGGCTTTGGGCTACACTGGGGACGACATCCATCCCCTGGCCTGCTCCCTGGAATTCCTCCACTCGGCAACACTGCTGCACGACGACATCGTCGACGGTGCCAAACTCCGCCGGGGCCGCGAATCCGCCCATGTCCGTTTCGGCACGACCCACACTATCCTGGCCGGCGATGTCCTGCTCGCCCTGGCCAACCGACTGGTGGCCGAATACGACAATCCGGAACTGACCCGCATCCTGTCCGAGGCGCTCCTGCAGACCGCCACCGGCGAAATCCTGGAAATTGCCCATCTGCGCGACATCGACCTGCCCCTGGACACCTATTTTTCCATCATCACCGGCAAGACCGCCTACCTGATCCAGGCCTCCTGCCACTGCGGCGCGGTGTTGGCCGGGGCCAGCGACACCCTGTGTCAGGCGGCCCGGGACCTCGGCCACGCCATCGGCATCGCCTTCCAGCTCGTGGACGACGCCCTGGACTACACCTCGCCGGCCACGGTGTCGGGCAAGCCCACCGGCGGCGACCTCAAGGAAGGCAAAGTCACGTTGCCGCTGCTCCTCTATCTCGCCGGATTGCCCTTCGAGGAACGCCGCCGGTTGGCTGAAGATTTCCGCCAGGACCAACTTTCTGCCGAGGATATCGAATATTTGCGCGGCAACATTGTTGCCGGCGGACACGCCGACAAAACCCGGGAGATGGCCGGCGACTATCTGGCCAAGGCCCAGGCCGCCCTGGCCCTGTTTCCGCCTTCCCCCGAAGCCGAGCTGATCAGCGATGTCCTGGCCCCCATGCTCGCCCGGGACAAATAG
- a CDS encoding MqnA/MqnD/SBP family protein — translation MDVVSFAISPCPNDVTIFGALLLGRVALPGVRTEFAFEDVETLNEAALAGAYDVVKISAAMAAPLADAYAVLPSGAAFGFGAGPKLVVKQGFAGRPRSVAVPGLRTTAATLLRAALAADDPGLPPPDAAFVPVRYDAIVEAVQSGRTEAGLLIHETALAAASHGLELVLDLGAWWQARIPDSPVPLGVIVAKKSLGEKRLAALGQVLRQSLAMARAEPELVAPLVRLFARERDEAVIAAHIRAYVGDLSLDMGPAGRTALAELAQMAPARHFKALPPLPAQDDCW, via the coding sequence ATGGACGTCGTCAGTTTTGCCATCTCCCCCTGTCCCAACGATGTGACCATCTTCGGGGCGCTGCTCCTTGGCCGGGTCGCTCTCCCCGGCGTTCGGACGGAATTCGCCTTTGAGGACGTGGAGACCTTAAACGAGGCTGCCCTGGCCGGGGCCTACGACGTGGTCAAAATCTCCGCGGCCATGGCCGCGCCCCTGGCCGACGCCTATGCGGTCCTGCCCTCGGGCGCGGCCTTCGGCTTTGGGGCCGGCCCCAAGCTGGTGGTCAAACAGGGTTTTGCCGGCCGGCCCCGCTCCGTGGCCGTGCCCGGGCTTCGCACCACGGCCGCAACGCTCCTGCGCGCCGCCCTGGCCGCCGACGACCCCGGGCTGCCGCCCCCGGACGCGGCCTTTGTCCCGGTGCGCTACGACGCAATCGTCGAGGCCGTGCAGTCGGGCCGCACCGAGGCCGGGCTGCTCATCCACGAAACCGCCCTGGCCGCTGCCAGCCACGGCCTGGAACTGGTTCTCGACCTCGGGGCCTGGTGGCAGGCGCGCATCCCGGACTCCCCGGTTCCGCTGGGGGTCATCGTGGCCAAAAAAAGCCTGGGCGAAAAGCGTCTGGCCGCGCTGGGCCAGGTGTTGCGCCAAAGCTTGGCCATGGCCCGGGCCGAACCGGAACTGGTGGCCCCGCTGGTGCGGCTTTTTGCCCGGGAACGCGACGAAGCCGTCATTGCCGCCCATATCCGGGCCTATGTCGGCGATTTGAGCCTGGACATGGGACCCGCCGGGCGCACGGCCCTGGCCGAACTGGCGCAAATGGCCCCAGCCCGCCATTTCAAGGCCCTTCCCCCCTTGCCAGCCCAGGACGATTGCTGGTAA
- the mqnB gene encoding futalosine hydrolase produces MPRPASFPGPAAAPHAAHPAGPGSVSPAPSGRLLLVLATAKEYRAALSGLGAPAPPAPGETVAWRRGGREYCVLVSGVGPVAAAMAAGRAIGRAQATPGRELGGVVGLGIAGSFDLNALPLGGVVAATAEIFPEYGLRRPDGAAAADARGMAFPQTTIDGHDIYDRLPLPPPAEAARAMGLTLPETAVIGPCLTVAGVTASADRAAGLIRTTAALAESMEGFAVALCAVSAGLPALEVRVISNRVGSRPPADWDLPGAFAALGRAAACLFS; encoded by the coding sequence ATGCCAAGACCCGCATCGTTCCCCGGCCCGGCCGCCGCGCCCCATGCGGCGCATCCGGCCGGGCCGGGGAGCGTCTCCCCTGCCCCTTCCGGCCGGCTGCTCCTGGTCCTGGCCACGGCCAAGGAATACCGGGCCGCGTTGTCGGGCCTGGGCGCGCCGGCTCCCCCGGCCCCAGGTGAAACCGTAGCCTGGCGGCGCGGCGGCCGGGAGTATTGCGTCCTTGTTTCCGGGGTCGGACCGGTGGCTGCGGCCATGGCTGCCGGCCGGGCCATCGGCCGGGCCCAGGCCACGCCCGGCCGGGAACTTGGCGGCGTCGTCGGCCTTGGCATTGCCGGCAGCTTTGACCTAAACGCCCTGCCCCTGGGCGGGGTTGTTGCGGCAACGGCTGAAATCTTTCCCGAATATGGCCTGCGCCGCCCGGACGGCGCGGCAGCGGCCGACGCCCGGGGCATGGCCTTTCCCCAGACCACCATCGACGGACACGATATTTACGACCGCCTGCCCCTGCCCCCGCCAGCCGAGGCGGCCCGGGCCATGGGCCTGACTCTGCCCGAAACGGCCGTGATCGGTCCCTGCCTGACCGTGGCCGGCGTCACCGCCTCGGCCGACCGGGCCGCCGGTCTGATCCGGACCACTGCCGCCCTGGCCGAGTCCATGGAAGGATTTGCCGTGGCCCTGTGCGCTGTCTCGGCGGGTCTGCCCGCCCTGGAAGTGCGCGTCATTTCCAACCGGGTGGGTTCGCGCCCACCGGCCGACTGGGACCTGCCCGGGGCCTTTGCCGCCCTGGGCCGCGCCGCCGCCTGTCTTTTTTCCTGA
- a CDS encoding nucleotide sugar dehydrogenase, which produces MISFEDIRTKKAAVAIIGLGYVGLPLAVALARHFDVVGFDVKAARVEELIAGRDSTLEVESDELAAASLRYTSDPAELAACKVFIVAVPTPINANRVPDLGPLVSASRLLAGWITPGSIVVYESTVYPGLTEEICLPLLEKGSNLTAGQDFFVGYSPERINPGDKVHTLATVVKIVAGQTPEVTDLLAELYGAVVTAGIHKAASIKVAEAAKVIENTQRDINIALMNELSMICERLDIDTVDVLRAAETKWNFLPFRPGLVGGHCIGVDPYYLLYKAQSLNLHPQVIPAGRRINDSMAKHVAEVTIKMLIRSECRAACARIGVLGLTFKENVPDLRNTKVVDIIRELCDFRMHVLVHDPMASPEEAREEYGLTLVPCEELRELDALIIAVNHAAFKALSLTELATWFRPTVEPILIDVKGVFERTEAETAGYRYWRL; this is translated from the coding sequence TTGATCAGCTTTGAAGACATCCGCACGAAAAAAGCTGCCGTGGCGATCATCGGCCTGGGCTACGTCGGCCTGCCCCTGGCCGTGGCCCTGGCCCGCCATTTCGACGTGGTCGGTTTTGACGTCAAGGCCGCCCGGGTGGAAGAACTCATCGCCGGGCGCGACAGCACCCTCGAAGTCGAATCCGATGAGCTGGCCGCCGCCAGTCTGCGCTATACCAGCGATCCGGCCGAACTGGCCGCCTGCAAGGTCTTCATCGTGGCCGTGCCGACGCCGATAAACGCCAACCGGGTGCCCGACCTCGGCCCGCTGGTCAGTGCCTCTCGCCTGCTGGCCGGCTGGATCACCCCGGGCTCCATCGTCGTCTACGAGTCCACGGTCTACCCGGGCCTGACTGAGGAAATCTGCCTGCCGCTCTTGGAAAAAGGTTCCAACCTGACCGCCGGCCAGGACTTTTTTGTGGGCTATTCCCCGGAACGCATAAACCCCGGCGACAAGGTCCACACCCTGGCCACCGTGGTCAAAATCGTGGCCGGCCAGACCCCGGAAGTCACCGACCTGCTGGCCGAGCTTTATGGAGCCGTGGTCACCGCCGGCATCCACAAAGCGGCTTCGATCAAGGTGGCCGAGGCGGCCAAGGTCATCGAAAACACCCAGCGCGACATCAATATTGCGCTTATGAACGAATTGTCGATGATCTGCGAACGCCTGGACATCGACACTGTGGACGTGTTGCGCGCGGCCGAGACGAAATGGAATTTCCTGCCCTTTCGCCCGGGTCTGGTCGGCGGCCACTGCATCGGCGTCGATCCCTACTACCTGCTCTACAAGGCCCAAAGCCTCAACCTGCATCCGCAGGTCATCCCGGCCGGGCGTCGCATCAACGACTCCATGGCCAAGCATGTGGCCGAAGTGACCATCAAGATGCTCATTCGCTCCGAGTGCCGGGCTGCCTGCGCCCGCATCGGCGTGCTGGGCCTGACCTTTAAGGAAAACGTCCCTGACCTGCGCAACACCAAGGTCGTGGACATCATCCGCGAGCTTTGCGATTTCCGGATGCACGTGCTGGTCCACGATCCCATGGCCTCCCCGGAGGAGGCCCGCGAGGAATACGGCCTGACGCTCGTCCCCTGCGAAGAGCTGCGCGAGCTTGACGCGCTCATTATCGCCGTCAACCACGCCGCCTTCAAGGCGCTCTCCCTGACAGAACTCGCCACCTGGTTTCGCCCCACGGTCGAGCCGATCCTTATTGACGTCAAGGGCGTGTTCGAGCGCACCGAGGCCGAAACCGCCGGCTACCGCTACTGGCGTTTGTAA
- a CDS encoding DUF2065 domain-containing protein → MEFNWKLFLTALGLAFILEGLPYFLAAEKMPTVLKALAERKPGELRGLGMTAILSGLALLFFLRASGG, encoded by the coding sequence ATGGAATTTAACTGGAAACTGTTCCTGACGGCCCTTGGTCTGGCCTTTATTCTGGAAGGGCTGCCGTACTTCCTGGCGGCGGAAAAGATGCCCACGGTCTTGAAAGCCTTGGCCGAGCGAAAGCCCGGCGAACTGCGCGGTCTGGGCATGACGGCCATCCTGTCCGGTCTGGCCCTGCTCTTTTTTCTGCGCGCCTCAGGCGGCTAG
- a CDS encoding ubiquinone/menaquinone biosynthesis methyltransferase, translating into MADLPVPGDNRRVAGMFGRVAGSYDLLNHVLSAGLDIVWRRAMVRTLLAPGLPLGPILDLAAGTLDVSIAIARKSPRLVLAADVCGPMLQKGLGKLDAAARRQIHPVVADGRTLPLPDASVAGAAIAFGIRNIRPRPDALAELARVIRPGGRLIVLEFGTGKRRMWGGAYNFYLRQVLPLIGKIVSGDDEAYRYLAETIRDFPQEAVLADEMRRAGFADVGYRAMAGGIVFLHAGVKAA; encoded by the coding sequence ATGGCTGATCTGCCTGTTCCCGGCGACAACCGCCGCGTGGCCGGCATGTTCGGCCGGGTGGCCGGATCGTACGACCTGCTCAACCACGTGCTCTCGGCCGGCCTCGACATCGTCTGGCGGCGGGCCATGGTCCGCACGCTCCTGGCCCCCGGCCTGCCCCTTGGCCCCATCCTCGATCTGGCCGCCGGAACCCTCGACGTCTCCATCGCCATTGCCCGCAAAAGCCCCCGGCTGGTGCTGGCCGCCGATGTCTGCGGCCCCATGCTGCAAAAGGGCCTGGGCAAGCTCGACGCCGCCGCCCGCCGGCAGATCCATCCGGTGGTGGCCGACGGCCGCACCCTGCCCCTGCCCGACGCCTCGGTGGCCGGCGCGGCCATCGCCTTTGGCATCCGCAACATCCGGCCGCGCCCGGACGCCCTGGCCGAACTGGCTCGGGTCATCCGGCCGGGCGGGCGGCTCATTGTGCTGGAATTTGGCACCGGCAAGCGGCGGATGTGGGGCGGGGCGTATAATTTCTATCTGCGCCAGGTGCTGCCGCTCATCGGCAAGATCGTCTCCGGCGACGACGAGGCCTACCGCTATCTGGCCGAAACCATCCGCGACTTCCCCCAGGAAGCCGTGCTCGCCGACGAGATGCGCCGGGCCGGATTTGCCGACGTGGGCTACCGGGCCATGGCCGGCGGCATCGTCTTTCTCCACGCCGGGGTCAAAGCGGCATAA
- a CDS encoding c-type cytochrome, producing MEFPVWQLASTGGGFWIVLIAVLHVYVAYFAVGGGLFLVLTEARARTLGSQPLLTYLHRHTRFFLLLTMVFGGLSGVGIWLTISLLSPQATLVLVRTFAWGWATEWAFFAGEIAALLVYYYGFDRLAAKRHMLVGWLYFAFAFLSLFVVNGIVGFMLTPGQWPATMDFWDGLFNPTFWPSLVLRFALGLLLAGLFGFATSLGIPDEEARETMLRASCRWVVAAAPVLLLSGWWYAGVLPASVQDFLLRRSSELATCRAVWPALLLAAAAGSLALVTQLPLALRRVLAVALLLVGLGLVGTFETMREGARKPWLIEGMLWSTDIRPSQAAPYDAPLLPRAKWATVTDVTPENRLAAGQALFTLECVSCHSIDGPIRDIKKFTNRVGIEGMEAYLTGQGRIFTHMPPFLGSPAERNALAAYVVEGLNGHAPQVQKPVDITPAEVAIPAFDLENAGHLVLAVGELGVAAMAGCDGSFSLAVPGNGLKAVVIKRDVMPEVVTEGATVRYAAPDGAKKPDAHLEFWKYAKTLVGKDLPANTSTTGLTPDGAMTLAGKAFTASGIPVSPLSDDGKINPYPVFTVTAADAAGAVLAQTKAVAAVSTEMGCKTCHGGNWAIDAATGVATPTAQALLAVHDKRNGTKLVQSAAAGEPVACFGCHPDAGPSAAGLPGRPELLSLSAAIHGFHASYMTGLGEEACNRCHPTAPNGVTQAQRDNHAAAGVGCPRCHGFMEDHAISLLTFEKAAGKAAAARLLAPLAPRSVATTAAVHPRAAWTQLPDCLTCHKGFTRPAKDATAFNTWTKDAAGLFRNRTEDTGNIPCAACHGSPHATYVAINDYGLDVNNIAPMQYMGAPGVIASGKRCDVCHTVEMEGDAHHPNMIK from the coding sequence ATGGAATTTCCTGTCTGGCAGCTGGCTTCGACCGGCGGCGGTTTTTGGATCGTGCTTATTGCCGTGCTCCATGTCTATGTGGCCTATTTTGCCGTAGGCGGCGGGCTTTTTTTGGTCCTGACCGAAGCCCGGGCCAGAACACTCGGCTCACAGCCGCTGCTGACTTATCTGCATCGCCACACCCGGTTTTTCCTGCTGCTGACCATGGTCTTCGGCGGCCTTTCCGGTGTCGGCATCTGGCTGACCATCTCCCTGCTCTCGCCCCAGGCCACGTTGGTGCTGGTGCGTACCTTCGCCTGGGGCTGGGCCACGGAATGGGCGTTTTTTGCCGGCGAGATCGCGGCCCTCCTGGTCTACTACTACGGCTTTGATCGCCTTGCGGCCAAACGCCACATGCTGGTCGGCTGGCTCTATTTCGCCTTTGCCTTCCTGTCGCTCTTTGTCGTCAACGGCATCGTGGGCTTCATGCTCACCCCGGGCCAGTGGCCGGCGACCATGGATTTCTGGGATGGCCTGTTTAATCCCACGTTCTGGCCTTCGCTGGTCCTGCGTTTTGCCCTGGGACTGCTTCTGGCCGGACTGTTCGGTTTTGCCACGTCTCTTGGCATCCCGGACGAAGAAGCGCGGGAGACGATGCTGCGGGCTTCGTGCCGCTGGGTTGTGGCGGCGGCCCCGGTGCTGCTCCTTTCCGGCTGGTGGTACGCGGGTGTTTTGCCGGCCTCGGTGCAGGATTTCCTGCTGCGTCGTTCAAGTGAGCTGGCGACCTGCCGGGCGGTCTGGCCGGCGCTGCTGTTGGCTGCCGCCGCCGGTTCGCTGGCCCTGGTCACCCAGCTGCCGCTGGCCCTTCGCCGGGTGCTGGCCGTGGCCTTGCTCCTGGTTGGGCTTGGGCTGGTCGGAACCTTTGAAACCATGCGCGAGGGAGCCCGCAAGCCCTGGCTGATCGAAGGGATGCTCTGGTCCACGGACATCCGGCCCAGTCAGGCCGCGCCCTACGATGCACCGCTTTTGCCCCGGGCCAAATGGGCCACGGTCACGGACGTGACCCCGGAAAACCGGCTGGCGGCCGGGCAGGCGCTTTTTACCCTGGAGTGCGTCAGCTGCCACAGCATCGACGGCCCCATCCGGGACATCAAAAAATTCACCAACCGGGTCGGCATCGAGGGCATGGAGGCCTATCTCACCGGCCAGGGCAGGATTTTTACCCACATGCCGCCCTTTCTCGGTTCCCCGGCCGAGCGAAACGCCCTGGCCGCCTATGTGGTCGAGGGCCTAAACGGCCACGCCCCGCAAGTGCAAAAGCCGGTCGACATCACCCCGGCCGAAGTCGCCATTCCTGCCTTTGATCTGGAGAATGCCGGGCATCTGGTCCTGGCCGTGGGGGAACTGGGCGTGGCGGCCATGGCCGGCTGCGACGGCTCGTTTTCCCTGGCAGTGCCGGGGAACGGCCTCAAAGCCGTGGTCATCAAGCGCGACGTCATGCCCGAAGTGGTCACCGAGGGGGCAACCGTGCGCTACGCCGCCCCGGACGGGGCCAAAAAGCCGGACGCCCATCTGGAATTCTGGAAATACGCCAAGACGCTGGTTGGCAAGGACCTGCCGGCCAACACCTCGACCACGGGCCTGACTCCGGATGGCGCCATGACCCTGGCCGGCAAGGCCTTTACAGCCTCCGGCATCCCGGTTTCGCCCCTGTCCGACGACGGTAAAATCAATCCGTATCCGGTCTTTACCGTGACGGCCGCCGACGCCGCCGGCGCGGTCCTGGCCCAAACCAAGGCCGTGGCCGCCGTGTCCACGGAAATGGGCTGCAAGACCTGCCACGGCGGGAACTGGGCCATCGACGCGGCCACCGGCGTGGCCACGCCCACGGCCCAGGCGCTCCTGGCCGTCCACGACAAGCGAAACGGCACCAAGCTCGTCCAGAGCGCCGCTGCCGGTGAGCCAGTCGCCTGCTTCGGCTGCCATCCCGATGCCGGCCCGAGCGCGGCCGGTTTGCCCGGCCGGCCGGAACTGTTAAGCCTCTCGGCCGCGATCCATGGCTTCCATGCTTCGTACATGACCGGCCTTGGGGAAGAAGCCTGCAACCGCTGCCATCCGACCGCGCCAAACGGCGTCACCCAGGCCCAGCGCGACAACCACGCCGCCGCCGGCGTCGGCTGTCCCCGCTGCCACGGCTTCATGGAAGACCATGCCATTTCGCTTCTGACCTTTGAAAAGGCCGCCGGCAAGGCTGCTGCCGCCCGGCTGCTGGCTCCTCTGGCCCCGCGAAGCGTGGCCACCACCGCCGCAGTCCATCCCCGGGCCGCCTGGACCCAGCTGCCCGACTGCCTGACCTGCCACAAAGGCTTTACCCGGCCGGCCAAGGACGCCACGGCCTTTAACACCTGGACCAAGGACGCAGCCGGGTTGTTTCGCAACCGCACCGAGGACACCGGCAACATCCCGTGCGCCGCCTGCCACGGCAGTCCCCATGCCACCTACGTGGCGATTAACGACTACGGCCTGGATGTGAACAACATCGCGCCGATGCAGTACATGGGCGCTCCCGGAGTCATTGCCTCGGGCAAGCGCTGCGACGTCTGCCATACGGTTGAGATGGAAGGGGATGCCCACCATCCCAATATGATAAAGTAG